In a single window of the Amycolatopsis sp. cg5 genome:
- a CDS encoding sensor histidine kinase, translating to MRILGPVLDRATYRRWTYFILGGALLVPYLLLASVLAPSLLPVVTSFGYALPIGGGLALVVMAASSLIPAVRVLEGAAIREMLDDPVPDATFGKGTGRVRMAAMFMAHVLVGGVVSLLSLALPVLLAFSVAGLFTGELSIGTGPDTTKVQKGWAGTWLPALLFVSLIALIYLVWAAGGMLAKAARRLFDVTAAERIAQLERRAGQLAERNRLARELHDSVGHALSVVTIQAGAARRTLRTDLEFTEKALEAIEESARSALDDLDHVLGLLREESRQTRTPQAGLAELPSLLQATGLAGIDVEADLRGDLTAVPPVVSREAYRIVQECLTNVLRHAGKVPVGLVVDAAPGRLEITVGNPLGAAEPGARRSGGRGLRGIAERVEVLRGEFTAGREGDRWEVRVRLAW from the coding sequence GTGCGGATACTGGGGCCGGTGCTCGACCGGGCGACGTACCGCCGATGGACGTACTTCATCCTCGGCGGTGCGTTGCTCGTGCCGTACCTGCTGCTCGCGTCGGTGCTGGCGCCTTCGCTGCTGCCGGTGGTCACGAGTTTCGGGTACGCGCTGCCGATCGGCGGCGGGCTCGCGCTCGTGGTGATGGCCGCGTCCTCGCTGATCCCCGCCGTGCGGGTGCTCGAAGGCGCCGCGATCCGGGAGATGCTCGACGATCCGGTGCCGGACGCGACGTTCGGCAAAGGCACCGGCCGGGTGCGCATGGCCGCGATGTTCATGGCGCACGTGCTCGTCGGCGGCGTCGTCAGCCTGCTCAGTCTCGCTTTGCCTGTGCTGCTGGCGTTTTCCGTCGCAGGGCTGTTCACCGGCGAACTGTCGATCGGCACCGGTCCCGACACCACCAAGGTCCAAAAAGGATGGGCGGGCACCTGGCTGCCCGCCTTGCTGTTCGTTTCGCTCATCGCGCTGATCTACCTTGTGTGGGCGGCGGGCGGCATGCTCGCCAAAGCCGCGCGGCGGCTGTTCGACGTGACCGCCGCCGAGCGGATCGCGCAACTGGAACGCCGCGCCGGGCAGCTCGCCGAGCGCAACCGGCTCGCACGCGAGCTGCACGATTCGGTCGGGCACGCACTGAGCGTGGTGACCATCCAGGCAGGCGCCGCACGGCGCACGCTGCGCACCGATCTCGAATTCACCGAGAAGGCGCTGGAAGCCATCGAGGAATCCGCGAGGTCGGCGCTCGACGATCTCGACCATGTGCTCGGGCTGCTGCGGGAGGAATCCCGGCAGACGCGGACGCCGCAGGCGGGGCTCGCCGAGCTGCCCTCGTTGTTGCAGGCGACGGGACTCGCCGGGATCGACGTCGAAGCCGACCTTCGTGGTGACCTGACCGCGGTGCCGCCAGTGGTGTCGCGGGAGGCTTACCGGATCGTGCAGGAATGCCTGACCAATGTGCTGCGGCACGCCGGTAAGGTCCCGGTCGGGCTGGTCGTCGACGCCGCGCCGGGACGGCTGGAGATCACGGTCGGCAATCCGCTGGGCGCCGCCGAACCCGGCGCGCGGCGCTCCGGCGGCCGGGGACTGCGGGGGATCGCGGAACGGGTCGAGGTGCTGCGCGGGGAGTTCACGGCAGGGCGTGAAGGCGATCGCTGGGAGGTGCGGGTGAGGCTGGCATGGTGA
- a CDS encoding lycopene cyclase family protein, translating to MPDVVIAGAGPAGWALASACARLGLDTTLVDPAPLKPWQATYGLWADEFPDVPVAASPSVTLAHGTTEHRLDRRYLVVDNAALRESLTDPRVDVRIGQVTGAAVGPRGATVTLREGGPIAAAVAVDATSHRRALSGGPVRCTEQTAYGVKLSAEEASRLVPEDTAVFMDWGSAGTFLYALPLGDGRVLVEETCLARRPGLPVEVLAGRLHARLAAAGIAVPDDVERVRIPLDLPRPRGLAFGVAAGLVHPATGYSLAASLQLAPFVASALADGLGVNPVAAVRAARDVIWSPRARAVHALRRYGLRALLRMPPDRLAEFFELFFRLPIKSQRAFTSGREDLTGTATMMAELFRTAPWAVRRLLIG from the coding sequence GTGCCTGATGTCGTGATCGCCGGAGCGGGACCCGCGGGCTGGGCGCTGGCGTCGGCCTGCGCGCGGCTCGGCCTGGACACCACCCTCGTCGACCCTGCGCCTCTTAAGCCTTGGCAAGCCACTTACGGACTGTGGGCCGACGAGTTCCCGGACGTCCCGGTCGCGGCGTCGCCGTCGGTCACGCTCGCGCACGGGACCACCGAGCACCGGCTCGATCGGCGCTATCTGGTGGTGGACAACGCCGCACTTCGTGAATCGCTGACCGACCCGCGGGTGGATGTCCGGATCGGACAGGTCACCGGCGCGGCCGTCGGGCCGCGTGGGGCGACGGTGACCTTGCGCGAGGGCGGCCCGATCGCCGCCGCGGTGGCCGTCGACGCGACGAGTCATCGCCGCGCGCTCTCCGGCGGGCCGGTCCGCTGCACCGAGCAGACCGCGTACGGCGTGAAGCTGAGCGCCGAGGAAGCGTCGCGGCTGGTCCCCGAGGACACCGCCGTCTTCATGGACTGGGGCTCGGCGGGCACCTTTCTCTATGCGCTCCCGCTCGGCGACGGTCGCGTCCTCGTCGAAGAGACCTGCCTCGCGCGCCGCCCGGGACTGCCCGTCGAGGTGCTCGCGGGGCGGCTGCACGCCCGGCTGGCCGCCGCCGGGATCGCCGTGCCCGACGACGTGGAACGCGTGCGCATCCCGCTGGACCTGCCGCGTCCGCGTGGTCTCGCGTTCGGTGTCGCCGCCGGGCTCGTGCATCCGGCGACGGGATACAGCCTCGCGGCTTCGCTCCAGCTCGCCCCTTTTGTCGCCTCGGCGCTGGCGGACGGGCTGGGCGTGAACCCGGTCGCCGCCGTGCGCGCCGCGCGCGACGTGATCTGGTCGCCGCGTGCCCGAGCCGTGCACGCGTTGCGCCGCTACGGTCTGCGTGCGCTGCTGCGGATGCCGCCGGACCGTCTCGCCGAGTTCTTCGAACTGTTCTTCCGGCTGCCGATCAAGAGCCAGCGGGCGTTCACCTCCGGCCGCGAAGATCTCACCGGCACCGCCACGATGATGGCGGAACTTTTCCGTACGGCCCCGTGGGCGGTCCGGCGGCTGCTGATCGGGTGA
- a CDS encoding deoxyguanosinetriphosphate triphosphohydrolase family protein, giving the protein MAALDPRDHRRDPDGETAGFADLAGSPSRADRDRIAVSPFFARLGGVTQVVSAGGSGLLHNRLTHSIKVAQVARAIAERINASADADLAQKLGGLDPDVVEAASLAHDLGHPPFGHLGERTLDRIARNRFGLADGFEGNAQTLRIITTTDVRGPSAAGLDLTSAVRAAVLKYPWARLHVPSPHPSTMGVPPRGAAEPDDAPGTGSSKFSAYVTELDDFAQARAPFAARIEYWQQTVEASVMDTADDIAYAIHDLQDFHRIGVLQHATVAAELGEWAEHRSELSRLDDATVSERSRRPGYSLERLRRRLHMKDSWIVDDDAFGEAVARVREALVEGLLGSAFDGSLDAEQATAAFSAQWTSRLVEGVSLIASPPPRSGHVTLNTAQWHEVQVLKFVHRRFVLLRPDLALHQRGQAALVSTLVDALEAWLGDRDEVFRLPRRLHDLVELAHGEYRELARTTPELLVGATGDRVDGPDAVRALARGRAVVDFVASLTDKQAVTLLDALSGRASQPWSDSFVL; this is encoded by the coding sequence ATGGCCGCACTCGACCCGCGTGATCATCGGCGCGACCCCGACGGCGAGACCGCCGGGTTCGCCGACCTGGCGGGCAGCCCGTCTCGCGCGGACCGGGACCGCATCGCCGTCTCGCCGTTCTTCGCCAGGCTAGGCGGGGTCACCCAGGTGGTCAGCGCGGGCGGCTCCGGCCTGCTGCACAACCGGCTGACGCACAGCATCAAGGTCGCGCAGGTCGCGCGCGCCATCGCGGAGCGGATCAACGCCTCGGCCGACGCCGACCTGGCGCAGAAGCTCGGCGGGCTCGACCCGGACGTCGTCGAGGCCGCCTCGCTCGCGCACGATCTCGGGCATCCGCCGTTCGGGCATCTCGGCGAGCGGACGCTGGACCGCATCGCGCGCAACCGGTTCGGGCTCGCCGACGGGTTCGAGGGCAACGCGCAGACGCTCCGGATCATCACCACCACCGACGTGCGAGGGCCGTCCGCGGCCGGGCTGGACCTGACCTCGGCCGTGCGCGCCGCGGTGCTCAAGTACCCGTGGGCCCGGCTGCACGTGCCGTCGCCGCATCCGTCCACGATGGGGGTTCCGCCGCGCGGCGCGGCCGAGCCGGACGACGCGCCGGGCACCGGATCGAGCAAGTTCTCCGCCTATGTGACCGAACTCGACGACTTCGCGCAGGCGCGCGCGCCGTTCGCGGCCAGGATCGAGTACTGGCAGCAGACGGTCGAAGCGTCTGTGATGGACACCGCCGACGACATCGCGTACGCCATCCACGACCTGCAGGACTTCCACCGCATCGGCGTGCTGCAGCACGCGACCGTGGCCGCCGAGCTCGGCGAGTGGGCCGAACATCGCAGCGAACTGTCCCGGTTGGACGACGCGACGGTGTCCGAACGGAGCCGCCGCCCCGGGTACTCGCTCGAACGGCTGCGCAGGCGCCTGCACATGAAGGACTCGTGGATCGTCGACGACGACGCGTTCGGCGAAGCGGTGGCGCGTGTCCGTGAAGCGTTGGTGGAAGGCCTGCTCGGCAGCGCTTTCGACGGTTCGCTCGACGCCGAACAGGCGACTGCGGCGTTCTCCGCGCAGTGGACGTCCAGGCTCGTGGAAGGTGTTTCGCTGATCGCCTCGCCGCCGCCGCGGTCGGGGCACGTCACGTTGAACACCGCGCAATGGCACGAGGTTCAGGTGCTGAAGTTCGTGCATCGCCGGTTCGTGCTGCTGCGCCCCGATCTCGCGCTGCACCAGCGCGGGCAGGCGGCGCTGGTGTCCACTCTGGTCGACGCGCTCGAAGCGTGGCTCGGTGACCGCGACGAGGTGTTCCGGCTGCCGCGCAGGTTGCACGACTTGGTGGAACTTGCACATGGCGAATATCGCGAACTCGCCCGCACCACGCCGGAATTGCTGGTCGGCGCGACCGGGGACCGGGTGGACGGACCCGACGCCGTGCGCGCGCTGGCGCGGGGCCGCGCCGTGGTCGACTTCGTGGCTTCGTTGACCGACAAGCAGGCGGTGACGCTCCTGGATGCGTTGTCCGGGCGTGCTTCCCAGCCTTGGTCGGACTCTTTCGTGCTCTGA
- the lepB gene encoding signal peptidase I: protein MIVVTLVGLGLAGYGFVSMLGYQRLAYSGGAMGSTFTKTSMLLAKDTTEYRRGDIVIVDLGALTGQPTTPQGMGVTRIIGVAGDKIACCAEKGHIRVNGKEIVEPYATIPDLGQMEFETTVAPDSVFLAGDDRGAAADSRLSANESGGGSVKLSDLRGRVVATGNVMTPTMLEPTPVFADAGLGAKSDVDTELAGLRTLVMLGGIVAGVGVIGVLVFAVRAAGRRRKAAAGPPGR, encoded by the coding sequence ATGATCGTCGTGACCCTCGTCGGGCTCGGCTTGGCCGGGTACGGCTTCGTGAGCATGCTCGGTTACCAGCGGCTGGCGTACTCGGGCGGCGCCATGGGGTCGACTTTCACCAAGACCTCCATGCTGCTCGCCAAGGACACGACCGAGTACCGGCGCGGGGACATCGTGATCGTGGACTTGGGCGCGCTTACCGGGCAGCCCACTACGCCTCAGGGCATGGGTGTCACTCGGATCATCGGCGTTGCCGGGGACAAGATCGCGTGCTGCGCGGAAAAGGGACACATCCGCGTGAACGGCAAGGAGATCGTCGAGCCGTACGCGACCATCCCGGACCTGGGTCAAATGGAGTTCGAGACCACGGTGGCCCCGGACTCGGTGTTCCTGGCCGGTGACGACCGTGGTGCCGCCGCCGATTCGCGGCTGTCCGCCAACGAGTCCGGCGGTGGGAGCGTCAAGCTGTCGGACCTGCGCGGCCGCGTGGTCGCGACCGGGAACGTCATGACACCGACGATGCTGGAGCCGACGCCGGTGTTCGCCGACGCCGGGCTGGGCGCCAAGTCCGATGTGGACACTGAGTTGGCCGGGCTGCGGACGCTGGTGATGCTCGGCGGGATCGTCGCGGGTGTCGGTGTCATCGGGGTGCTCGTGTTCGCGGTCCGTGCTGCCGGAAGACGACGAAAAGCAGCCGCAGGCCCACCAGGGCGCTGA
- a CDS encoding ABC1 kinase family protein produces the protein MLWPLVAASRRVLGVHIRASRALLGAGFGWLTAGGVLAAMPQDAIRNPKLFAALLIPVAGSAFLATLLFLFVAEFAAPSGEGIGLLGRLRSVRNRIGRARRYSQISRIAVRHGLGPYLTGRRDPGAARYAKLARSLRQALEESGVTFVKLGQLLSTRPDLLPPVFIDELSKLQDQVAQAPAAEVQQLLRDELGAPPEEVFAEFDPTPLAAASIAQVYRAKLRSGEEVVVKVQRPGVQQIVDRDLDIVRRVAASLDQRAKWAQALGVIDLAEGFAEALAEELDFRVEARNIAAVSAAYDSAEIGLPTVHKELSTDRVLVMRRLDGVPLAAAKNTVPAENRAALAKSLLDCLLRQVMLHGVFHADPHPGNVLLLADGRLGLLDFGSVGRLDSSLRGGLQNLLLALDRGDAAAMRDGLLEIVDRPDEIDERRLERALGALVAKHFHHGQAPDVEMFTDLFRVVAEFRLAVPAPVAAVFRALATMEGTLALLSPGFDIVVESRAFATARIGAGLRPDSLRRTVSDELMTLLPVIRRLPRRLDRIGSALEEGRLSVNVRLFSDERDRKVITGLVHELLLAFVGAATGLMAVLLLTSTGGPRVTANLTLNQAFGYNLLVISALVGLRLLFVVFRQHGPRTRAPR, from the coding sequence ATGCTGTGGCCGCTGGTCGCCGCGTCCCGCCGGGTCCTCGGCGTGCACATCCGCGCGTCGCGCGCGCTGCTCGGCGCCGGCTTCGGCTGGCTGACCGCGGGCGGGGTGCTGGCCGCGATGCCGCAGGACGCGATCCGGAACCCGAAACTCTTCGCCGCGCTGCTGATTCCCGTGGCGGGCAGCGCTTTCCTCGCGACGCTGCTGTTCCTCTTCGTCGCCGAGTTCGCGGCGCCGAGCGGCGAAGGCATCGGCCTGCTCGGCCGCCTTCGGTCGGTCCGCAACCGCATCGGCCGCGCCCGCCGCTACTCGCAGATCAGCCGGATCGCGGTGCGCCACGGCCTCGGCCCGTACCTCACCGGCCGCCGCGACCCCGGCGCCGCGCGCTACGCGAAATTGGCCCGTTCCCTGCGCCAAGCCCTCGAGGAAAGCGGAGTCACCTTTGTCAAACTTGGGCAATTGCTGTCGACTCGTCCTGATTTGCTACCGCCGGTTTTCATCGACGAATTGAGCAAACTGCAAGACCAGGTCGCCCAAGCACCCGCGGCCGAAGTGCAGCAGCTCCTGCGTGACGAACTCGGCGCGCCTCCCGAAGAGGTCTTCGCCGAATTCGACCCCACGCCCCTCGCCGCAGCGTCCATCGCCCAGGTCTACCGCGCGAAACTGCGCTCCGGCGAGGAAGTGGTCGTCAAGGTCCAGCGCCCCGGCGTCCAGCAGATCGTCGACCGCGACCTCGACATCGTCCGCCGCGTCGCCGCCTCACTCGACCAGCGCGCGAAATGGGCGCAGGCGCTCGGCGTCATCGACCTCGCCGAAGGCTTCGCCGAGGCACTGGCCGAAGAGCTCGACTTCCGCGTCGAGGCCCGCAACATCGCGGCCGTGTCCGCGGCCTACGACTCCGCCGAGATCGGCCTGCCCACCGTCCACAAAGAACTGTCCACGGACCGCGTGCTGGTCATGCGCCGCCTCGACGGCGTCCCGCTCGCCGCCGCGAAGAACACCGTGCCCGCCGAAAACCGTGCGGCGCTGGCCAAGTCCCTTCTCGATTGCCTGCTGCGCCAGGTGATGCTGCACGGGGTGTTCCACGCGGACCCCCATCCCGGCAACGTGCTCCTGCTCGCCGACGGCAGGCTCGGCCTCCTCGACTTCGGTTCGGTCGGCAGACTGGACTCCAGCCTGCGCGGCGGCCTCCAGAACCTCCTGCTCGCACTCGACCGAGGCGACGCCGCCGCCATGCGCGACGGCCTGCTCGAGATCGTCGACCGCCCCGACGAGATCGACGAGCGCCGCCTCGAACGCGCACTCGGCGCGCTGGTCGCCAAGCACTTCCACCACGGCCAGGCCCCGGACGTCGAGATGTTCACCGACCTGTTCCGCGTGGTCGCCGAGTTCAGGCTCGCCGTACCCGCTCCGGTCGCGGCGGTGTTCCGCGCACTCGCCACGATGGAGGGCACCCTCGCACTGCTCTCGCCGGGCTTCGACATCGTCGTCGAATCACGCGCCTTCGCGACCGCGCGGATCGGCGCGGGCCTGCGCCCGGATTCCCTGCGCCGCACCGTGTCCGACGAGCTCATGACGTTGCTCCCGGTGATCCGCCGCCTCCCCCGCCGCTTGGACCGCATCGGCAGCGCGCTCGAGGAGGGCAGGCTTTCGGTCAACGTCCGCCTGTTCTCCGACGAGCGCGACCGCAAGGTGATCACCGGCCTGGTGCACGAGCTCCTGCTCGCGTTCGTCGGCGCCGCGACCGGCCTCATGGCGGTGCTGCTGCTGACGAGCACCGGCGGCCCGCGCGTCACGGCGAACCTCACACTCAACCAAGCATTCGGCTACAACCTCCTGGTGATCAGCGCCCTGGTGGGCCTGCGGCTGCTTTTCGTCGTCTTCCGGCAGCACGGACCGCGAACACGAGCACCCCGATGA
- a CDS encoding EAL domain-containing protein, with the protein MGIAASVLENTVRFAFQPLYSLHSGGVVALEALARPDKGTARGMLATASREGRLTETDIALAAEAVKQEAEHHTLLPLHINLTAPSLAAPKHDFEPLLEALLNAGRRTREVVLEIGPPFSYLRADKALAGMQRLSELGFRLALDGLGQGDLPLGLLSTAPIDLLKLDRSVLRRLPDDPSAIAVVEALLHFTSRTHTRLVATGIETEEQLDAAGKLGVRIAQGHLFAPAGPELELAGLTGAAMPEPDQRLAPGPHTAPRVRDFLRPASTLPSTATCEDVREVLAAADGPSGIVGVDEHYRPQWSINRTRFLLAVTGPYGHALHAKRGAERLADAPHTIHAEASALEFLELVTDADWSRTGDDVIVVDDTGRCLGVVLVTEVVRGVAEVKVEEAAALSPLTRLPGSDTVARDVDRRIAQGEPFVAAWLDVDSFKTVNDTMGFAAGDDLIRALGRTLTELASRMRRMTVSHVGGDDFLVACDVDEIGTVAGTLLDTPWSAEGMPVTVSLATLVCGSRTIGSYREVSRLLAPLKKRAKAVPGSSWVLGRPGADRIEVMRGIGKQRDRRLTQPA; encoded by the coding sequence GTGGGTATCGCCGCGAGTGTCCTCGAGAACACGGTCCGGTTCGCCTTCCAGCCGCTCTACAGCCTGCACTCCGGCGGCGTCGTCGCGCTGGAAGCGCTGGCGCGCCCCGACAAGGGGACGGCGCGCGGCATGCTGGCCACCGCCAGCCGCGAAGGCAGGCTCACCGAGACCGACATCGCGCTGGCCGCCGAGGCGGTCAAGCAGGAAGCCGAGCACCACACGCTCCTGCCACTGCACATCAACCTGACCGCGCCGTCGCTCGCCGCGCCCAAGCACGACTTCGAGCCGCTGCTCGAGGCACTGCTCAACGCGGGCAGGCGCACCCGTGAGGTCGTGCTCGAAATCGGGCCGCCGTTCTCCTACCTCAGGGCCGACAAGGCGCTCGCGGGCATGCAGCGGCTCAGCGAACTCGGCTTCCGCCTCGCGCTCGACGGCCTCGGCCAGGGCGACCTCCCACTCGGCCTGCTCTCCACCGCGCCGATCGACCTGCTCAAACTCGACCGCAGCGTGCTGCGCAGGCTGCCGGACGACCCGTCGGCCATCGCCGTGGTCGAGGCGCTGCTGCACTTCACCTCCCGCACGCACACCCGGCTCGTCGCCACCGGCATCGAGACCGAGGAGCAGCTCGACGCCGCGGGCAAGCTCGGCGTCCGCATCGCGCAGGGCCATCTCTTCGCGCCGGCCGGTCCCGAGCTCGAACTCGCCGGCCTGACCGGCGCGGCCATGCCCGAGCCCGACCAGCGGCTCGCGCCGGGCCCGCACACCGCGCCCCGCGTCCGCGATTTCCTGCGCCCGGCGAGCACCCTGCCGTCGACGGCGACCTGTGAGGACGTCCGCGAGGTGCTGGCGGCGGCCGACGGGCCGTCCGGCATCGTCGGCGTCGACGAGCACTACCGTCCACAATGGTCGATCAACCGCACGCGTTTCCTTTTGGCCGTAACAGGTCCGTACGGCCACGCGCTGCACGCCAAGCGCGGCGCCGAGCGCCTCGCCGACGCGCCGCACACCATTCACGCCGAGGCGAGCGCGCTCGAGTTCCTGGAGCTGGTGACCGACGCCGACTGGAGCCGCACCGGCGACGACGTGATCGTCGTCGACGACACCGGCCGCTGCCTCGGCGTCGTGCTGGTGACCGAGGTCGTGCGCGGCGTCGCCGAGGTCAAGGTCGAGGAGGCCGCGGCGCTGAGCCCGCTCACCCGGCTGCCCGGCAGCGACACGGTGGCCCGCGACGTCGACCGCCGTATCGCGCAGGGCGAGCCGTTCGTGGCGGCCTGGCTCGATGTGGACTCGTTCAAGACGGTCAACGACACCATGGGGTTCGCGGCGGGCGACGACCTGATCCGCGCGCTCGGCCGCACGCTCACCGAGCTGGCCTCGCGCATGCGCCGGATGACCGTCAGCCACGTCGGCGGCGACGATTTCCTGGTCGCCTGCGACGTCGACGAGATCGGCACCGTCGCGGGCACGCTGCTGGACACCCCGTGGTCGGCCGAAGGCATGCCGGTGACGGTGTCGCTGGCGACGCTCGTGTGCGGCAGCCGCACGATCGGGTCCTATCGCGAAGTGTCCCGCCTGCTCGCGCCGCTGAAGAAGCGCGCGAAGGCCGTGCCGGGGTCGAGCTGGGTGCTCGGCAGGCCGGGCGCCGACCGCATCGAGGTCATGCGCGGCATCGGCAAGCAACGCGACCGGCGGCTCACTCAGCCGGCGTGA
- a CDS encoding response regulator produces the protein MVSTIGVLLVDDEQLIRAGLRAIVDSEPDLAVVGEAADGAEVPGLVAKLRPDVVLMDVRMADVDGITATAHLLSATEKPPKVIVVTTFENDDYVYDALRVGASGFVLKRARGEEIVGAIRTVHAGESLLFPAAIRRLAAGNSQPGGDRLARANLTEREREVLRLVASGLSNGEIASALFLGVQTVKTHVGNVLAKLGARDRTQAVIRAYESGFVTPAE, from the coding sequence ATGGTGAGCACGATCGGGGTGCTGCTGGTCGACGACGAGCAGCTGATCAGGGCCGGGCTGCGGGCGATCGTCGACTCCGAGCCGGATCTCGCGGTGGTCGGCGAGGCGGCCGACGGCGCCGAGGTACCGGGCCTGGTGGCGAAACTGCGGCCGGACGTGGTGCTGATGGACGTGCGGATGGCCGACGTGGACGGCATCACCGCGACCGCGCATCTGCTGTCCGCCACCGAAAAGCCGCCGAAGGTGATCGTGGTGACCACCTTCGAGAACGACGACTACGTCTACGACGCGCTGCGGGTCGGCGCGAGCGGATTCGTGCTCAAGCGCGCGCGGGGCGAGGAGATCGTCGGCGCCATCCGGACGGTGCACGCGGGGGAGTCGCTGCTGTTCCCGGCGGCGATCCGGCGGCTGGCGGCCGGGAACAGCCAGCCGGGCGGCGATCGGCTGGCGCGCGCGAACCTCACCGAGCGCGAGCGGGAAGTGCTGCGGCTGGTCGCGAGCGGGCTGTCCAATGGAGAGATCGCGAGCGCGCTCTTCCTCGGCGTGCAAACGGTCAAGACCCACGTCGGCAACGTGCTCGCGAAGCTCGGCGCGCGCGATCGCACGCAGGCCGTGATCCGGGCCTACGAGTCGGGGTTCGTCACGCCGGCTGAGTGA
- a CDS encoding DUF222 domain-containing protein, whose product MSEPRRHSPYTGQPPSALLTADLSLLSADEHLNVIAAADEARSMAEAAYLRGVNGFAESIDDPREAVDLLAVERKISTVRADRDISLAHKLLHLLPSTFAALADGRLNRARVDMIDRATQGLSDETARAVDDAISRLAWLKNPQQLGYLLRRTILAIDPLGAARRRAAAKKNRNVSVENDYDGMATQHWHDTAENVLAVQDRIDTIAREFNHKGDPRSMDELRADILRDLLLGKYSSKTVAHVYVTGNASTILGLDNLPGTVRGHGAITADQLREIALGLQATWTGVLVDDGGFPKKMAEEKYRPSAALKEFVQLRDNTCTFPACDRVADKTDYDHLKPWNRNGPTDSDNGRCECRRHHRAKHSGRWKVEVGSDGEDIWTSATTLRSYSKAREPLVYAMPTSPITEDSEPS is encoded by the coding sequence GTGAGCGAACCACGAAGACACAGTCCCTACACAGGCCAGCCGCCCTCGGCGCTTCTCACGGCAGACCTGTCCCTACTGAGCGCCGATGAACACCTCAACGTGATCGCCGCGGCCGACGAAGCCCGGTCGATGGCCGAAGCCGCGTACCTGCGCGGTGTCAACGGCTTCGCCGAGTCGATCGACGACCCGCGAGAGGCCGTGGACCTCCTGGCGGTGGAGCGCAAGATCTCCACCGTACGCGCGGACCGCGACATCTCCTTGGCACACAAGCTGCTCCACCTGCTCCCCTCGACCTTCGCGGCGCTGGCCGACGGCAGGCTCAACCGCGCCCGCGTCGACATGATCGACCGCGCCACCCAAGGCTTGTCCGACGAGACCGCCCGCGCCGTCGACGACGCGATCAGCAGGCTGGCCTGGCTCAAGAACCCACAGCAGCTCGGCTATCTGTTGCGCCGCACCATCCTCGCCATCGACCCACTCGGAGCAGCCCGCCGCCGGGCCGCGGCGAAGAAGAACCGCAACGTCTCCGTCGAAAACGACTACGACGGAATGGCCACTCAGCACTGGCACGACACGGCCGAGAACGTCCTCGCGGTCCAAGACCGCATCGACACCATCGCCCGCGAGTTCAACCACAAAGGCGATCCACGCTCGATGGACGAACTCCGCGCCGACATCCTGCGAGACCTGTTGCTGGGCAAGTACTCCAGCAAAACCGTCGCCCACGTCTACGTCACAGGCAACGCCTCGACCATCCTCGGCCTCGACAACCTCCCCGGCACAGTCCGTGGCCATGGCGCCATCACCGCCGACCAGCTCCGCGAGATCGCGTTGGGCCTTCAAGCCACTTGGACCGGTGTCCTCGTCGACGACGGCGGCTTCCCCAAGAAGATGGCCGAGGAGAAGTACCGCCCCAGCGCGGCGCTCAAGGAATTCGTCCAACTTCGCGACAACACGTGCACCTTCCCGGCGTGCGACCGAGTCGCCGACAAGACCGACTACGACCACCTGAAGCCGTGGAACCGCAACGGTCCTACCGACAGCGACAACGGCCGCTGCGAATGCCGGCGCCATCACCGCGCCAAGCATTCCGGCCGCTGGAAGGTCGAGGTCGGATCCGACGGCGAGGACATCTGGACCTCGGCCACCACCCTGCGCAGCTACTCGAAGGCCCGCGAGCCGCTGGTCTACGCGATGCCGACGAGCCCGATCACCGAAGACTCAGAGCCGTCCTGA
- a CDS encoding snapalysin family zinc-dependent metalloprotease has translation MNGRGFARAFGVAMAIAAPVLVSAPGAEAAVTTTIYLNPAGLPGYQAQLDQSIANWNAAVPNVKLVKRSTGTITFRQVSGGGSYTNTNGHGRGTIVIDTVQAGQYSPTRIIAHEIGHNLGLPDHYTGPCSELMSGHGPGTSCLNAKPDARESAQVKQNFINGLTAAAQEFKTVS, from the coding sequence ATGAACGGACGGGGTTTCGCGCGCGCATTCGGGGTCGCCATGGCCATCGCGGCACCGGTGCTGGTCTCCGCACCCGGCGCGGAGGCGGCGGTCACCACCACCATCTACCTCAACCCGGCGGGCCTGCCGGGCTATCAGGCGCAGCTCGACCAGTCCATCGCCAACTGGAACGCCGCCGTGCCGAACGTGAAGCTGGTGAAGCGCAGCACCGGCACCATCACCTTCCGCCAGGTCAGCGGTGGCGGCTCGTACACGAACACCAACGGCCACGGGCGCGGCACGATCGTGATCGACACCGTGCAGGCGGGCCAGTACAGCCCGACCCGGATCATCGCGCACGAGATCGGCCACAACCTGGGCCTGCCCGACCACTACACCGGGCCGTGCTCGGAGCTCATGTCCGGCCACGGCCCCGGCACGTCGTGCCTGAACGCCAAGCCGGACGCGAGGGAATCCGCGCAGGTGAAGCAGAACTTCATCAACGGGCTGACCGCCGCCGCTCAGGAGTTCAAGACCGTCTCCTAG